Part of the Aciduliprofundum boonei T469 genome is shown below.
GCTGTTTACCCATAAAACCTCATAAATTGGGCTCCTCTCTACACTGTGAATATAATAAATGGTGATGTTAAAGCCATCACCTATCCTGAAAGTGTGGGAGGTGTGTCCATCGTCAACTACTAAAGCATCAGTTGGATAAAATGAAATTGATAAAGCAAGAATAGGAATCAAAATAATAAAAAAATAAAAAAGTTTTTTCAAGGTTAATCACCCTATTACCTGTCTGAAAGACTGTGGCACGGCGATCAAACCTTGTGTTGAATAATCCATAGGTGGAACAATCACTCCAAGAGAGCTCGGCACAATTATACCATTATGCTCGTAATAGTCCTTAGCTCCCTTGTGGAGTGGTATACTCATTCCCTCAAGAGCTGTCTCCAAACTTATGTACTTAGCCTTCTCGTGCACCGCTCTAAGTTCGTTCACATGGGCATATAAAACTCTGACCATGTCATAGACAACATAATCTGGCAAGCTGGCACTCACAACAAGCATAGCTTTAACTGCAACCGTAGGTGTATCCTGATTCATTCCATTATAGGTGCCCTTGGACAGATTCTGTCTAACATAGAATATGTATCCTTCGGTATGAAGTTTGTTCAACACATCATCAGGCACTGGCAGAACTCTAACAGGTGTCTGCACAGCTATCTGATTCACGGCCGGTGTGGGTGCTCCAGACACTATAACTGCTGCATCTACCTGACCAAGCTTCAAACTCTGCGCTGCTTCGCTGAACTTCATATTTACCTTCTGTATGCTATCCCAAACACCTACAGCCTTCAATATCTGCTCAGCTGCTACCGCTGTTCCGCTTCCTGTTGCGCCTATCGCCACTTTCTTACCCTGCAAATCGTTCAAGGTGTGTATCCCGCTATTTGCCAATACAACAAATTGCACAGTCTCTGGATACAATGCTGCTACTCCACGAATGTTGCTTACTGGATGGTCTTTGAACATATACAGACCTTTGTAGGCATAATAAGCCACATCGTTCTGTATCAAAGCTGCTTGGGCGTTTCCATCTCCGATAGCTTTAGCGTTAGAAACGCTAGCCCCGCTTGTAACTGCTTTTGCTGTCACGGTAGTGCTGTACTTATTCAAGAGTTCTGCATACTTCGAACCAAGTGGGAAATAAACTCCGCTTGTTCCTCCAGTATAGATAGTTATGGACATCCTTGACTCGCTGTAATATTTCTTAGCTCCTGGATGAAGAGGTATGCTCATACCATCAAGAGCTGTTGCCTTGCTTATGTATTTTGCTTTCTCGTGCACAGATCTAAGCTCATTCACATGATCAAATAGAATCTTTGTCATCTCATAGACTATATTATCAGGAAGCTTTGAACTAACAACAAGCA
Proteins encoded:
- a CDS encoding TAXI family TRAP transporter solute-binding subunit; its protein translation is MSITIYTGGTSGVYFPLGSKYAELLNKYSTTVTAKAVTSGASVSNAKAIGDGNAQAALIQNDVAYYAYKGLYMFKDHPVSNIRGVAALYPETVQFVVLANSGIHTLNDLQGKKVAIGATGSGTAVAAEQILKAVGVWDSIQKVNMKFSEAAQSLKLGQVDAAVIVSGAPTPAVNQIAVQTPVRVLPVPDDVLNKLHTEGYIFYVRQNLSKGTYNGMNQDTPTVAVKAMLVVSASLPDYVVYDMVRVLYAHVNELRAVHEKAKYISLETALEGMSIPLHKGAKDYYEHNGIIVPSSLGVIVPPMDYSTQGLIAVPQSFRQVIG